The proteins below are encoded in one region of Thermithiobacillus plumbiphilus:
- the yhbY gene encoding ribosome assembly RNA-binding protein YhbY, with the protein MLNSKQRQYLKGQAHSLNPVILVGDAGLSDNLLAELDRTLAHHELIKVRLPAMERNERDSLAAEIVMRSGAEMVQMIGRVLVIYRASEKQRYSLP; encoded by the coding sequence ATGCTCAACAGCAAGCAGCGACAATATTTGAAAGGTCAGGCACATTCCCTGAACCCGGTGATTCTGGTTGGCGATGCAGGATTGTCGGACAACCTGCTGGCCGAACTGGACCGTACCCTGGCCCATCACGAACTGATCAAGGTACGACTGCCGGCCATGGAGCGCAATGAACGCGACAGTCTGGCCGCAGAGATCGTCATGCGCAGCGGGGCCGAAATGGTGCAGATGATCGGGCGTGTGCTGGTGATCTATCGCGCCAGCGAGAAGCAGCGTTATTCCCTGCCCTGA
- the folP gene encoding dihydropteroate synthase: protein MSEPAAMLDCNGRPLDLGRPLVMGILNVTPDSFSDGGQFFCLDKALAHARQMVADGADIIDIGGESTRPGAPAITVEEELSRVVPVIEVLANSISLPISIDTMKSAVMRAAWQHGAGLINDVSALQADPQALATVADLGAPVCLTHMKGTPRTMQENPEYEDVCAEVFAFLRQRAEICIEAGIPRDRIVLDPGIGFGKRVVHNLALLKHLPELIRSAYPVLIGVSRKSFIGKVLDLPVEERLEGGLALAVIAAWQGARIIRTHDVAATARALRMTSALLNVN, encoded by the coding sequence ATGTCTGAACCTGCAGCCATGCTGGACTGCAACGGGCGGCCTCTTGATCTGGGCCGCCCGCTTGTGATGGGTATTCTCAACGTGACTCCCGATTCCTTCTCGGACGGGGGTCAATTTTTTTGCCTGGACAAGGCCCTGGCCCATGCCCGCCAGATGGTGGCGGATGGCGCGGATATCATCGATATCGGTGGAGAGTCCACTCGTCCAGGTGCGCCTGCAATCACAGTCGAGGAAGAGCTCTCCAGAGTCGTCCCGGTCATCGAGGTACTTGCAAATAGCATTTCCTTGCCTATTTCCATCGATACGATGAAGTCCGCCGTGATGCGCGCCGCCTGGCAGCATGGCGCGGGGCTGATCAATGATGTCAGTGCCTTGCAGGCGGATCCGCAAGCCCTTGCCACGGTCGCCGATTTGGGTGCTCCCGTCTGTCTGACGCACATGAAAGGTACTCCCCGTACCATGCAGGAGAATCCGGAGTACGAAGATGTCTGCGCTGAGGTGTTCGCTTTCCTGCGCCAGCGGGCCGAGATCTGCATCGAGGCCGGCATTCCGCGAGACCGCATTGTGCTGGATCCCGGTATCGGCTTTGGCAAACGGGTTGTGCACAACCTCGCGCTGCTCAAGCATCTGCCTGAGCTGATCCGGAGCGCTTATCCGGTCCTGATTGGTGTCTCGCGCAAATCTTTTATCGGCAAGGTGCTGGATCTTCCCGTCGAGGAGCGGCTTGAGGGTGGGCTGGCGCTGGCGGTCATCGCTGCCTGGCAGGGCGCGCGCATCATCCGCACGCATGATGTCGCTGCAACCGCACGGGCCCTGCGGATGACGTCCGCCTTGCTGAATGTGAATTGA
- the glmM gene encoding phosphoglucosamine mutase encodes MARKWFGTDGIRGQVGEMPIMPDFVLKLGWAAGHVLAGHVKKGRGNVLIGKDTRLSGYLLESALEAGLASAGLNVLLVGPLPTPGIAYLTRALRADAGIVISASHNPYMDNGIKFFSGDGNKLPDAVEAEIEAYLERPMTLPAPDQLGKARRVDDAAGRYVEFCKHTFSTSETLNGLRVVVDCANGANYRVAPMVLQELGANVIVMGNQPDGLNINDEVGSTAPAALQARVLVEKADIGIAFDGDGDRVILVDEKGQLVDGDQILYVIATEMQHQGTLNGGVVGTLMSNLGLEQALRDRGIPFARAAVGDRYVLEQMKDRGWRLGGETSGHIITPHNTTGDGIVAALQVLAAMCSHHQPLSKLVNRMPRYPQVLRNIRLQSRVDYRSYPEIMDAIAAAEQRLANSGRLLVRPSGTEALLRIMVEGEDDILVYDLADELTEVVSKVMGQVLQGN; translated from the coding sequence ATGGCGAGAAAATGGTTTGGAACTGATGGCATCCGTGGCCAGGTGGGCGAGATGCCCATCATGCCGGATTTCGTGCTCAAGCTGGGCTGGGCTGCCGGGCACGTGCTGGCAGGGCATGTCAAGAAAGGTCGTGGTAACGTGCTGATCGGCAAGGATACCAGATTGTCAGGTTATCTCCTGGAGTCCGCTCTCGAAGCCGGCCTGGCTTCCGCTGGCCTGAACGTCCTGCTGGTTGGGCCCTTGCCAACACCAGGCATCGCCTATCTGACACGCGCCCTGCGCGCGGATGCGGGCATTGTCATCAGCGCCTCGCACAATCCCTACATGGACAATGGCATCAAGTTCTTTTCGGGTGATGGCAACAAGCTCCCCGATGCCGTCGAGGCGGAAATCGAGGCCTATCTCGAAAGGCCCATGACCCTGCCGGCCCCGGATCAGCTGGGCAAGGCCCGCCGGGTGGATGATGCGGCCGGCCGTTATGTGGAATTCTGCAAGCATACATTCTCCACGTCCGAAACCCTGAACGGGCTGAGAGTCGTGGTGGACTGCGCCAATGGCGCCAATTACCGCGTCGCACCCATGGTTCTGCAGGAGCTGGGGGCCAACGTGATCGTCATGGGCAATCAGCCAGACGGCCTCAATATCAACGATGAAGTTGGGTCCACGGCACCTGCCGCCCTGCAGGCCAGGGTCCTGGTTGAGAAGGCGGATATCGGCATTGCCTTTGATGGTGATGGCGACCGGGTCATTCTGGTCGATGAAAAGGGCCAGCTGGTGGACGGCGATCAGATCCTCTATGTCATTGCCACAGAGATGCAGCATCAGGGGACCCTCAATGGCGGCGTGGTGGGAACACTGATGAGCAACCTGGGGCTGGAGCAGGCACTACGGGACAGGGGTATCCCCTTCGCGCGCGCCGCCGTGGGCGATCGATATGTCCTGGAGCAGATGAAAGACAGGGGCTGGCGTCTGGGCGGCGAGACCTCCGGGCATATCATCACGCCTCACAATACCACGGGGGATGGCATCGTCGCGGCCCTGCAGGTACTTGCCGCCATGTGCAGCCATCACCAGCCTCTGTCGAAACTGGTGAACAGGATGCCGCGCTATCCACAGGTGTTGCGCAATATCAGGCTGCAATCACGCGTGGATTATCGCTCATATCCAGAAATCATGGATGCGATTGCAGCGGCCGAGCAGCGCCTGGCCAACAGTGGCAGGCTGCTGGTGCGGCCGTCGGGAACCGAAGCCTTGTTGCGCATCATGGTCGAGGGCGAAGATGACATCCTGGTTTATGACCTGGCCGATGAATTGACGGAGGTGGTCAGCAAGGTCATGGGGCAGGTGCTCCAGGGGAATTGA
- the carB gene encoding carbamoyl-phosphate synthase large subunit: protein MPKRTDIKSILLIGAGPIVIGQAAEFDYSGAQACKALRAEGYRVILVNSNPATIMTDPEMADATYIEPIEWRTVAKIIEVERPDAILPTMGGQTALNCALDLAREGVLEQYGVALIGASIDAIRKAEDRDLFKQAMQKIGLDMPRSAFAHSMEEARMVVEDIGFPAIIRPSFTMGGSGGGIAYNREEFEEIVPRGLDASPSSEVLIEESVIGWKEYEMEVVRDRKDNCIIICSIENLDPMGIHTGDSITVAPAQTLTDKEYQIMRNAAIAVLREIGVETGGSNVQFAINPENGRMIIIEMNPRVSRSSALASKATGFPIAKIAAKLAVGYSLDELQNDITQATPASFEPTIDYVVTKIPRFTFEKFPQADARLTTQMKSVGEVMAMGRTFQESFQKALRGLEVGVDGLDEKVDRDDPEAVARIEQELLVPGADRIWFVADAFRMGWSLDRVYEATRIDPWFLEEIEEIVRTEEELRGQALADLDAGRLLQLKRMGFSDRRLARLLGATETALRETRQRFGVRPVYKRVDTCAAEFDSRTPYMYSTYEAECESQPTDRDKILILGGGPNRIGQGIEFDYCCVHAALALREDGYETIMVNCNPETVSTDYDTSDRLYFEPVTLEDVLEIVQLEKPKGVIVQFGGQTPLKLANALEAAGVPIIGTTPDSIDLAEDRERFQQLLERDGLRQPPNRIARTPEQAREKAAEIGYPLVVRPSYVLGGRAMEIVYSETDLDRYMREAVRVSEDQPVLLDRFLNDATEVDIDAVSDGEQVILGGIMEHIEQAGVHSGDSASSLPPFSLSPAIQAQLRDQTRMLARSLGVVGLMNVQFAVQGEDVYVLEVNPRASRTVPFVSKATGRPLAKIAARCMAGSSLASQGIHAEIAPRHYSVKESVFPFIKFPGVDVLLGPEMKSTGEVMGVGATFGEAFLKAQMGAGERLPEAGRVFLSVRDADKPGLIAVARGLEELGFELMATRGTAAYLAERGIPVETVNKVTQGRPHIVDHIKNGDVCLIINTVEEAEAVRASYSIRRAALQQRITYYTTLAGAQAAYAALRMRVGSEPGVTQLQQLHERINHENSERSLKEERA from the coding sequence ATGCCAAAACGTACTGATATCAAAAGCATTCTGCTGATTGGCGCCGGGCCCATCGTGATTGGTCAGGCCGCCGAGTTCGACTATTCCGGCGCCCAGGCCTGCAAGGCCCTGCGTGCCGAGGGATACCGGGTCATCCTGGTGAACTCCAATCCGGCCACCATCATGACCGATCCCGAGATGGCCGACGCCACCTACATCGAGCCCATTGAATGGCGCACGGTGGCGAAGATCATCGAGGTCGAGCGGCCCGATGCCATCCTGCCGACCATGGGCGGGCAGACCGCGCTCAATTGCGCCCTGGATCTCGCCCGCGAAGGCGTGCTGGAACAATACGGGGTGGCGCTGATCGGGGCCTCGATCGACGCCATTCGCAAGGCAGAGGACCGCGATCTTTTCAAGCAGGCCATGCAGAAGATCGGTCTCGACATGCCGCGCTCCGCCTTCGCCCATTCCATGGAAGAAGCGCGTATGGTGGTTGAGGATATCGGCTTCCCCGCCATCATCCGGCCGTCCTTCACCATGGGGGGCTCCGGGGGCGGCATCGCCTACAACCGCGAGGAGTTCGAAGAAATCGTGCCGCGCGGCCTCGACGCCAGCCCCAGCAGCGAGGTCCTGATCGAAGAATCCGTGATCGGCTGGAAGGAATACGAGATGGAGGTGGTGCGTGACCGCAAGGACAACTGCATCATCATCTGCTCGATCGAGAACCTCGATCCCATGGGCATCCATACCGGGGACTCCATCACGGTCGCACCCGCGCAGACGCTCACCGACAAGGAATACCAGATCATGCGCAATGCCGCCATTGCGGTGCTGCGCGAGATCGGCGTGGAAACGGGTGGCTCGAACGTGCAGTTCGCCATCAACCCCGAAAATGGCCGCATGATCATCATCGAGATGAATCCGCGGGTATCGCGTTCCTCGGCCTTGGCCTCCAAGGCGACCGGTTTCCCGATTGCCAAGATTGCGGCCAAGCTGGCCGTGGGTTACAGCCTCGACGAACTGCAAAACGACATCACCCAGGCCACGCCGGCGAGTTTCGAGCCCACCATCGATTACGTGGTGACCAAGATCCCGCGCTTCACCTTCGAGAAGTTCCCGCAGGCAGATGCCCGCCTGACCACCCAGATGAAATCGGTGGGCGAGGTGATGGCCATGGGCCGCACCTTCCAGGAATCCTTCCAGAAGGCGCTGCGCGGTCTTGAGGTAGGCGTGGACGGCCTGGATGAAAAGGTGGACAGGGACGATCCGGAAGCCGTGGCGCGCATTGAGCAGGAACTTCTGGTGCCCGGTGCCGATCGCATCTGGTTCGTGGCGGATGCCTTCCGCATGGGCTGGAGCCTGGACCGGGTGTATGAGGCCACCCGCATCGATCCCTGGTTTCTGGAGGAGATCGAGGAGATCGTCAGGACCGAAGAGGAGCTGCGCGGGCAGGCCCTTGCTGACCTGGATGCCGGGCGTCTCCTGCAGCTCAAGCGCATGGGCTTTTCCGACCGGCGTCTGGCCCGCCTGCTGGGTGCCACCGAAACCGCGCTGCGTGAAACTCGCCAGCGGTTCGGCGTCCGTCCGGTCTACAAGCGCGTCGATACCTGTGCCGCCGAATTCGATTCCCGCACGCCCTACATGTATTCCACCTATGAGGCGGAATGCGAGTCGCAGCCTACGGATCGCGACAAGATCCTGATCCTCGGCGGCGGGCCCAACCGTATCGGCCAGGGCATCGAGTTCGACTACTGCTGCGTGCATGCCGCGCTGGCCCTGCGCGAGGATGGCTACGAGACCATCATGGTCAACTGCAACCCGGAAACGGTCTCGACCGATTACGATACCTCCGACCGTCTCTACTTCGAGCCGGTGACTCTGGAAGACGTGCTCGAAATCGTGCAGCTCGAAAAACCCAAGGGCGTGATCGTGCAGTTTGGCGGCCAGACGCCGCTGAAACTTGCCAATGCACTGGAGGCCGCCGGCGTGCCGATCATCGGCACCACACCGGATTCCATCGATCTGGCCGAGGATCGCGAGCGCTTCCAGCAGTTGCTGGAGCGTGATGGATTGCGCCAGCCGCCCAACCGGATTGCCCGCACACCCGAACAGGCGCGCGAGAAAGCTGCGGAGATCGGCTATCCGCTGGTGGTCCGGCCTTCCTATGTGCTCGGCGGGCGGGCCATGGAGATCGTGTATAGCGAGACCGATCTCGATCGCTACATGCGCGAGGCGGTGCGGGTGTCCGAAGACCAGCCGGTGCTGCTCGACCGCTTCCTGAATGATGCCACCGAGGTCGACATCGATGCCGTCAGCGATGGTGAGCAGGTGATCCTGGGCGGCATCATGGAGCATATCGAGCAGGCCGGCGTGCACAGTGGCGACTCCGCCAGCTCACTACCGCCGTTCAGTCTGTCGCCAGCCATCCAGGCTCAGTTGCGGGACCAGACCCGCATGCTGGCCAGGTCGCTTGGGGTGGTCGGGCTCATGAACGTCCAGTTCGCGGTGCAGGGCGAGGATGTCTATGTCCTTGAGGTGAATCCGCGCGCATCGAGAACCGTGCCATTTGTCTCCAAGGCCACGGGCAGGCCGCTGGCCAAGATCGCTGCTCGCTGCATGGCCGGCAGCAGTCTGGCCAGCCAGGGTATCCATGCGGAGATCGCGCCGCGCCATTACAGCGTCAAGGAATCGGTCTTCCCCTTCATCAAGTTCCCCGGCGTGGATGTGCTGCTCGGGCCCGAGATGAAGTCCACCGGTGAGGTGATGGGCGTCGGCGCCACCTTTGGCGAGGCCTTCCTGAAGGCGCAGATGGGAGCCGGCGAACGCCTGCCAGAGGCTGGCCGGGTATTCCTTAGCGTGCGCGACGCCGACAAGCCAGGTTTGATCGCCGTTGCCCGCGGCCTGGAGGAGCTGGGTTTCGAGTTGATGGCGACGCGCGGCACCGCGGCCTATCTGGCCGAGCGGGGCATCCCGGTCGAAACGGTCAACAAGGTCACCCAGGGGCGGCCGCATATCGTCGACCACATCAAGAATGGCGATGTCTGCCTGATCATCAATACCGTGGAAGAGGCGGAAGCGGTGCGCGCGTCCTACAGCATCCGCCGGGCTGCGCTCCAGCAGCGCATCACCTACTACACGACCCTGGCTGGCGCCCAGGCTGCCTATGCCGCCCTGCGGATGCGGGTCGGCAGCGAGCCAGGCGTGACGCAGTTGCAGCAACTACATGAGCGTATCAACCACGAGAATAGTGAACGCAGTCTGAAGGAGGAGCGTGCATGA
- the greA gene encoding transcription elongation factor GreA — MTSKVPMTVTGAQRLRDELHRLKTVERPSVIEAIAEARSKGDLSENAEYDAAKERQGFIEGRIMELEDKLARAQIIDPATLSADGRVVFGSTVRLEDAEGVQVTYQIVGDDEADLKENKVSISSPIARALISKREGDVVEVKAPIGVREYEILQVTYQ, encoded by the coding sequence ATGACCAGCAAGGTGCCAATGACCGTGACAGGGGCCCAGCGGCTCAGGGACGAACTGCATCGCCTGAAAACCGTAGAGCGTCCGTCGGTGATCGAGGCGATTGCGGAGGCCCGTTCCAAGGGGGATCTGTCGGAAAATGCGGAATACGATGCCGCCAAGGAACGACAGGGCTTTATCGAGGGCCGCATCATGGAACTCGAAGACAAGCTTGCCCGGGCCCAGATCATCGATCCTGCGACCCTGAGTGCCGATGGTCGCGTCGTGTTTGGCTCGACGGTACGCCTTGAGGATGCCGAAGGCGTTCAGGTGACCTACCAGATCGTCGGCGACGACGAGGCGGACCTGAAGGAAAACAAGGTCTCGATCAGCTCACCCATTGCCCGCGCCCTGATCAGCAAGCGCGAAGGCGACGTGGTCGAGGTCAAGGCTCCCATTGGTGTGCGGGAGTACGAGATCCTTCAGGTGACTTATCAGTAA
- a CDS encoding DUF4149 domain-containing protein, with protein sequence MHRLNRILLGIWAGALLFMGGAVAPVLFAHLPERQMAGNVAGVLFAYLDWAGLAFALWFLVQALRGGGRAARLAWSFVALLLLASRLLLNPRMEAIKARGPVDALAPDSPELQLFGALHGVSSLIFLLVLLVVIWQLWVQVGPANKRDRPDQGRE encoded by the coding sequence ATGCACCGCCTGAACAGGATCCTGCTGGGCATCTGGGCCGGTGCCCTGCTGTTCATGGGTGGCGCTGTGGCACCCGTCCTCTTCGCGCATTTGCCGGAGCGGCAGATGGCCGGTAATGTCGCCGGCGTGCTGTTTGCCTACCTGGACTGGGCTGGGCTGGCTTTCGCCCTGTGGTTTCTGGTCCAGGCCCTGCGGGGTGGCGGCAGGGCTGCCAGGCTGGCCTGGTCTTTTGTCGCGCTACTTTTGCTCGCCAGCCGGCTCCTGCTGAACCCGAGAATGGAAGCCATCAAGGCGCGGGGTCCTGTTGACGCCCTGGCACCGGACAGTCCGGAGCTGCAACTGTTCGGGGCCCTGCATGGGGTTTCCAGTCTGATCTTCCTGCTGGTTCTGCTCGTCGTGATCTGGCAGCTCTGGGTTCAGGTAGGTCCCGCAAACAAGCGCGACAGGCCGGATCAGGGCAGGGAATAA
- the carA gene encoding glutamine-hydrolyzing carbamoyl-phosphate synthase small subunit: MKALLALEDGALFWGESVGAEGQSVGELCFNTAMTGYQEILTDPSYARQIVTLTYPHVGNVGVNAVDTESSRVHAAGLVIRDLPRRASSWRLERPLEDYLRENQVVAIAGVDTRQLTRILREKGAQNAALVAGPDIDPQAAIAAAREFAGLVGMDLARDVSVAEPYLFAQGSWRLDAGLPEAPASLEEALPRHIVAYDYGIKSNILHMLVDRGCRVTVVPAQTPAETVLALRPDGVFLSNGPGDPEPMRYAQQATRELLEQGVPTYGICLGHQLLCLALGARSVKMKFGHHGANHPVKDLDSGRVLISSQNHGFAIEPNSLPASLRVTHVSLFDGSLQGVAHTELPAFSFQGHPEASPGPGDMGYLFDRFIEQVDAYRKSRNHAKTY; the protein is encoded by the coding sequence GTGAAAGCATTGCTGGCATTGGAAGATGGCGCGCTGTTTTGGGGTGAGAGTGTGGGCGCCGAAGGGCAGAGCGTGGGCGAATTGTGCTTCAACACCGCCATGACCGGCTATCAGGAAATCCTCACGGACCCTTCCTATGCCCGGCAGATCGTCACCCTGACCTATCCTCACGTGGGCAATGTCGGGGTGAATGCCGTCGATACCGAAAGCAGCCGGGTCCATGCTGCCGGCCTGGTGATCCGCGATCTGCCGCGCCGGGCGAGCAGCTGGCGCCTTGAACGGCCCCTCGAAGATTATCTGCGAGAAAATCAGGTGGTCGCCATCGCTGGTGTCGATACCCGGCAACTGACCCGGATCCTGCGCGAAAAGGGGGCCCAGAACGCCGCCCTGGTGGCTGGCCCGGATATCGATCCCCAGGCCGCCATAGCCGCCGCCCGGGAGTTTGCCGGGCTGGTTGGCATGGACCTGGCGCGCGATGTCAGCGTGGCCGAGCCCTATCTGTTTGCCCAGGGCAGCTGGCGCCTTGATGCCGGCTTGCCGGAGGCGCCCGCCTCACTGGAAGAGGCCCTGCCGCGTCACATCGTGGCCTATGACTATGGCATCAAGAGCAACATCCTGCACATGTTGGTCGATCGCGGTTGCCGGGTCACGGTAGTGCCGGCGCAGACCCCGGCGGAAACCGTGCTGGCCCTGAGGCCGGATGGGGTGTTTCTATCCAACGGTCCCGGGGATCCGGAGCCGATGCGCTATGCCCAGCAGGCCACCCGCGAGTTGCTGGAACAGGGCGTGCCGACCTACGGCATCTGTCTTGGCCACCAGCTGCTGTGTCTGGCGCTGGGCGCCAGGTCGGTCAAAATGAAATTTGGCCATCATGGTGCCAATCATCCGGTCAAGGATCTCGATAGCGGTCGCGTCCTGATCAGCAGCCAGAATCATGGTTTCGCCATCGAGCCTAACAGCCTGCCAGCCAGCCTGCGTGTTACCCATGTATCGCTCTTCGACGGTAGCCTGCAGGGGGTGGCGCATACCGAACTGCCGGCCTTCAGCTTTCAGGGGCATCCCGAAGCGAGCCCCGGACCAGGCGACATGGGCTACCTTTTCGATCGATTCATTGAGCAGGTAGACGCCTACCGCAAGAGCCGCAACCATGCCAAAACGTACTGA
- the ftsH gene encoding ATP-dependent zinc metalloprotease FtsH: MNNMAKNIALWAIIGLILMMVFQNFNQGSMSTQTLDFSEFMTSVKNGNVAQVTIQGDRIDGTLGSGEHFRVFTPNDPGLVRDLLNSGVNIKVKPQEGQSLLVSILISWFPMLLLIGVWIFFMRQMQGGGAGGRGAMSFGKSRARMLTEDNNKVTFADVAGVDEAKEEVAELVEFLRDPQKFQKLGGRIPKGVLLMGPPGSGKTLLAKAIAGEAKVPFFSISGSDFVEMFVGVGASRVRDMFEQAKKHAPCIIFIDEIDAVGRQRGAGLGGGNDEREQTLNQLLVEMDGFEGSEGIIVIAATNRPDVLDPALLRPGRFDRQVTVPLPDIRGREQILQVHMRKVPAAPDVDPKVIARGTPGFSGADLANLVNEASLMAARRNKRLVDMADFEDAKDKVMMGAERKSMVMSDKQKETTAYHESGHAVVAKLLPGTDPVHKVTIIPRGRALGLTMQLPTEDRFNYERNEILNNIAILMGGRVAEEIFLNQMTTGAGNDIQRATELARRMVTQWGMSNIGPMVIGEKEEELFLGREVSKHSNVSEETARTVDEEVQRIIREQYQRARHLVETNRDKVEVMTRALLKFETLDADQVNDIMAGREVRAKVVVDGGPGPGAGTPAPVLPAGGEGDKEPSLKPGSNPV; encoded by the coding sequence TTGAACAACATGGCTAAGAATATAGCATTGTGGGCCATCATCGGGTTGATCCTGATGATGGTCTTCCAGAATTTCAACCAGGGCAGCATGAGCACGCAGACGCTGGACTTCTCGGAGTTCATGACCAGCGTCAAGAATGGCAACGTTGCCCAGGTCACCATTCAGGGTGACCGGATCGACGGCACCCTGGGGAGTGGCGAGCACTTTCGCGTGTTCACGCCCAATGATCCGGGGCTCGTCCGCGATCTGCTCAACTCCGGCGTGAACATCAAGGTGAAGCCGCAGGAGGGCCAGTCCCTGCTGGTTTCCATCCTGATTTCCTGGTTTCCGATGCTGTTGCTGATCGGCGTCTGGATATTCTTCATGCGTCAGATGCAGGGAGGCGGCGCGGGTGGCCGCGGTGCCATGTCCTTTGGCAAGAGCCGCGCACGCATGCTCACCGAGGACAACAACAAGGTCACCTTCGCCGACGTCGCGGGCGTCGATGAAGCCAAGGAAGAAGTCGCCGAACTGGTCGAGTTCCTGCGTGATCCGCAGAAATTCCAGAAACTCGGTGGCCGTATTCCCAAGGGCGTGCTGCTGATGGGTCCTCCCGGATCGGGCAAGACCCTGCTCGCCAAGGCCATCGCCGGGGAAGCCAAGGTGCCGTTCTTCTCGATTTCCGGTTCCGATTTCGTGGAAATGTTCGTCGGTGTGGGCGCCTCGCGCGTGCGCGACATGTTCGAGCAGGCCAAGAAGCATGCACCCTGCATCATCTTCATCGATGAGATCGATGCCGTGGGGCGCCAGCGTGGCGCCGGTCTCGGGGGTGGTAATGACGAGCGCGAACAGACCCTGAACCAGTTGCTGGTGGAAATGGACGGTTTCGAGGGTTCCGAGGGCATCATCGTGATTGCCGCGACCAACCGTCCGGACGTGCTCGACCCGGCTCTGTTGCGCCCGGGCCGCTTCGACCGCCAGGTCACGGTGCCGCTGCCCGATATCCGCGGGCGCGAGCAGATCCTGCAGGTTCACATGCGCAAGGTGCCGGCCGCGCCGGATGTCGATCCCAAGGTGATCGCGCGCGGTACGCCAGGCTTCTCGGGTGCCGATCTGGCCAACCTGGTCAATGAAGCCTCGCTCATGGCCGCGCGCCGCAACAAGCGTCTGGTGGACATGGCGGACTTCGAGGACGCCAAGGACAAGGTCATGATGGGCGCCGAGCGCAAGTCCATGGTCATGTCCGACAAGCAGAAGGAGACCACGGCATATCATGAATCGGGTCACGCCGTGGTGGCCAAGCTGCTGCCTGGGACCGATCCGGTGCACAAGGTGACCATCATCCCGCGCGGCCGGGCCCTGGGTCTGACCATGCAGTTGCCGACCGAGGACCGCTTCAACTACGAGCGCAACGAGATCCTGAACAACATCGCCATCCTCATGGGTGGGCGTGTGGCCGAGGAAATCTTCCTGAACCAGATGACCACCGGTGCCGGCAATGACATCCAGCGCGCCACCGAACTGGCGCGACGCATGGTCACCCAGTGGGGCATGAGCAATATCGGCCCCATGGTCATCGGGGAAAAGGAAGAGGAGCTGTTCCTTGGTCGCGAGGTCAGCAAGCACTCGAATGTGTCCGAGGAAACCGCACGCACGGTCGACGAAGAGGTGCAGCGCATCATTCGCGAGCAGTACCAGCGGGCGCGTCATCTGGTCGAGACCAATCGCGACAAGGTTGAAGTCATGACCCGTGCGCTGCTCAAGTTCGAAACCCTGGATGCGGATCAGGTCAACGACATCATGGCGGGCCGTGAGGTTCGTGCCAAGGTGGTCGTGGATGGCGGTCCCGGGCCTGGAGCCGGCACGCCTGCCCCTGTCCTGCCTGCGGGTGGAGAAGGGGACAAGGAACCCTCCCTGAAGCCGGGCAGCAATCCCGTCTGA
- the rlmE gene encoding 23S rRNA (uridine(2552)-2'-O)-methyltransferase RlmE, which translates to MTRSKSSRRWLDEHFSDPFVKRAAKEGYRSRAAFKLMEIQDKDRIFRPGMHVVDLGAAPGGWSQVAARYLSGKGKVIALDRLPMDPLPDVTFIQGDFNDEAVYQTLMDALGGQQVDLVMSDIAPNMSGVAAVDQARSMQLAELALEFAAEVLRPGGVLLVKVFMGSGADALRTAIKARFGRIVVRKPEASRARSAEQYWLGMDFKG; encoded by the coding sequence ATGACTAGATCGAAATCGAGTCGCCGCTGGCTGGATGAGCATTTCAGCGATCCTTTCGTCAAGCGGGCCGCGAAGGAGGGATATCGATCCCGGGCAGCCTTCAAGCTCATGGAAATCCAGGACAAGGACCGGATTTTCAGGCCCGGCATGCACGTCGTCGATCTTGGTGCCGCGCCTGGCGGCTGGAGCCAGGTGGCGGCACGTTATCTGAGTGGCAAGGGCAAGGTCATCGCCCTGGATCGTCTGCCGATGGATCCCCTGCCGGATGTGACTTTCATCCAGGGAGACTTCAATGACGAGGCAGTCTATCAAACACTGATGGATGCGCTCGGGGGACAACAGGTGGACCTTGTAATGTCGGACATCGCCCCCAATATGAGTGGGGTGGCTGCCGTAGATCAGGCCCGTTCCATGCAGTTGGCCGAACTGGCACTGGAATTTGCCGCCGAGGTGCTCAGGCCTGGTGGTGTGCTTCTCGTGAAGGTATTCATGGGGTCCGGCGCCGATGCCCTGAGGACTGCGATCAAGGCCCGCTTCGGGCGGATCGTGGTCCGCAAGCCGGAAGCATCCCGGGCGCGGTCGGCAGAACAGTACTGGTTAGGCATGGATTTCAAGGGCTAG